AGCACATTTCTCCATTTTCGAACTCACCAATGGGCACAAACGGCGTCTCCTTAAATTTTTTGATCAGCTTTGAGGTCTGGCTGGTCTCTGTCTCATAGTCAGGGTAAACAGATTCCTGGCTGGGTGACATTGTGGCTGTGAAGACAAAGAACCTCCCTTCAGGTTTTGGAAACCCCAAATAAAGAGAAtctttaggaaaagaaaatcccttGTCACAAATATCCAGGTAGTGAGATATAAGAACAGGCACCATGGACAGATGGTTAAATTCAAGTGAAGCCTTGGGAAGCAGGACTGTGCTTACCAGGAGAGgtaagaacaaaacaaaaccaaaaaaaaagtaggagAGCAACAaatttttgccatctgttttCACACCATTAGAGATCCCAGTGATCCCCGCCATGCTCACAGGCAGCCACAGAAAGCTTTGGTCACTGCCTGCCTTTCCTTTTAGGAATTCCATGCCTCACCACTCCGCTTGGCTTTCGCAGGCTGGTCCTTTATGGCAGTTCTGACCTCAGCAAAGTTCACTTCTCCCCCCTCATTCcctgccaagagcagcagctacACCAGCTGGGTCGGGAAGCACGAGCTGCTGCACAAGgtcagccctgcctggcagctccTCAGTCACTACAGCCTATCCCACATCAACATAACTCCAAATTCCTGATGGAGAACACAGGGATGGGAAACAGCCACCTCCGAGGAGCTGCTGAGCAAGTCCTGAAGCCCTCAATCGGTGCAGACTCCTGTGGGGTCACATCAGAAGTCATCCACAGGTGATTTCTCACCTTCccccaaggaaaataaaaagcagcaacagCTTGAGAAGGGCTCCACTCACAGAACCATCACCACCAAAGTGAGACCATCCTGCAGAACTTCCCAGCTGTTTGTGTTGGGAATTGCATGGATTACACCAAGAGCTGTTCCCTCCTCAGCACTCCATTCAGATAATGACAATTTCTGCCAGTGACACCTCAGAGGGCCCTGCTAGAAAAATCTCTACTGCTATTGCTCAGCTTTGCCACCAACGGCAAAACACAGCTCAGGGGCACATAGAAAGGCTCCAAGCTCTCAGAATAAACCAAGAGGAATTTCATTAAGCAGGTGCCAGTAACCTTAGGCACAAGAGACATTTCAAATGTGGCTGTGCTCCGTGGTTACGCAGCATTTTGTGCACACCCATGTGAGCAGACTGACTGGTTCTCAAACCATTTCCTCTGCAAGGCCAAAGGCTTTGGTCTCTCTGTGCCTGCTACAACCATTCTTATTTGCTAAAAGTAAGCCATAATTTTAGCCTGACTCATTCAGAGAAGGGAACAAGAGCTCTCCATCACTCAGCAGAGGAGGAGACAGCCAGAGGTGAGATTTACAcaagaaaattatattaaaagtGAAACAATTCATCCACCACAGGAAGTTTCTGTGACCTTCAGCTCAGACCAagatgggcacagggcagaAGAAACGGGGTGAAACACACGGCCCGGCTGCCCTGACCTTGCCGACACCGAACAGGGAGGTCAGGGCACCGGTGTGACCGGTGCCACCcgcaggggacactgagggaggACCATGGGTGGGAAGGTGACAGGTCACAGCATCCCTCCCGGCAAGGGGGAGGCCCTGGGTACCCCCAGGCTGCCTTCCGCCTGCCCAGCTCCACGTGGGGATCCTTCCCCACTCCAGCCCCAGGCCCCCGCACCCCTCCTGGAGACTCGGCCCCAGGCACCTTCACCGCGCTCCGGCCTTCTACCCCACGTCCCCGGTGGGGCCTCTGCTCCACTCCTGCCGCAGTCACTTCCCCCTACACGGGAGCCCTTCCtcgctccagccccagcacccgCACCGCCCTGCAGAGCTCGGGCTGTGTCTCGGGCTGTGTCCCGGGCTGTGTCCCGGGCTGTGTCCCGGGTCCCGCCCGCCCCAGACCCGGCTCTCACCGCGCTGCTCCGGTACCGGCCGGCGTCTGCCGCGCCTtgccccgcccccgccccttATTGGCGGCTTCCGCCCCGCCCCTCCGCCGGGACCACAACTCCCAGCGTGCCCCGCGCCCGCGCGCTCGCCGACAGCCAATGCGGAGCGTGGCCGCGACCACCGCTTCCTTATACgggcgcgggggcggggcgggcggtgACGTCAGCGCGCGGCGCCCCGCATTGCGGCGGGGGGGCGGTGGCGCGGGGCGCCCGGCAGGGGGCGCTGCGAGGCCCAGCCGCCCTTGCCTCAGTGCCGGCCCTTGCCTCGGTGCCGGCCCTTGCCTCGGTGCCGGCCCTTGCCTCGGTGCCGGCCCGGTCTCGGTGCCGGCCCTTGCCTCGGTGCCGGCCCTTGCCTCGGTGCCGGCCCGGTCTCGGTGCCGGCCCTTGCCTCAGTGGCGGCCCTTGCCTCGGTGCCGGCCCTTGCCTCAGTGCCGGCCCGGTCTCGGTGCCGGCCCTTGCCTCGGTGCCGGCCCGGTCTCGGTGCCGGCCCTTGCCTCGGTGCCGGCCCGGTCTCGGTGCCGGCCCTTGCCTCGGTGCCGGCCCGGTCTCGGTGCCGGCCCTTGCCTCGGTGCCGGCCCGGTCTCGGTGCCGGCCCTTGCCTCGGTGCCGGCCCTTGCCTCGGTGCCGGCCCTTGCCTCGGTGCCGGCCCTTGCCTCGGTGCCGGCCCTTGCCTCGGTGCCGGCCCTTGCCTCGGTGCCGGCCCGGTCTCGGTGCCGCCCCGCGCGTTCGCGGTACCGGGGCCCGGGCGGGGTCTCGGAGTCTGGGTTAGCCCCGTTTCAAACAGCGGCTCCGGCATCGTCTGCAGGGCGGAAAAACGGCTGCTGGTGGCTTCTGCAGCAGCTTGTCTGCTTTTCGCTTCAGAAACTTCCCGTGTTGTCACACTGCGGCGTGGAGTCGGGTGGAGAGAGACTGCTGGCAGCACCTCTcggagtgacaggacaagggcgatcagatttaaagaaaaaaggaagagctttagattagatattgggaaggagTTGTTCCCTGGGAgttggtgaggccctggcacagggtgcccagagcagctgtggctgcccctggatccctggcagtgcccaaggccaggctggacactggggcttggagcaccctgggacagtgggaggtgtccctgtccatggatTGTACGGCAAATCCCGCTGGGAAAAGCCGGTGTCCgtaaaggagacagaggagtcctaCAGCTTTATTCGGGTGAAGGGAGCGAGGCCACTGGGGCACATCCCCGCGGGGTTTTCTCTCCCGAGGTTTCGGAGGGCGCAGCCTCCTTTTATCCCAAACTCCTGGCCGCTCGTTGCCCTCGTCCTTCCCCCGCTGGCCAAGGTACCAGGAGGGTGCAGCCTTCCCGAACTGCCTGCCACATATCCTCCCCCTTGAACACGTTATTTACCCCCAAAGTTTAGAAACTCAGGCTTGTGCAGCCCCATTTGGCTGTTTTAGGAGTCAAAATGCCCGGGCTCTGTAACAAACCTGCTGCTTGAAGTTTATAATATTGAAACATTGAGCCCCATTTCAGAGCCGTTCACAACCATCCCCTCACCCATGGAATTGTTTGTAAAGACATCAGCAGACATCTCCCCTGTTAGatgagatggtctttaaagtcccttccaccCAAACCCTTCTGAGATTCTGTGAAATTTGGGCTCGCTCTTAGTCCTTTGCTGAAGAGCTTCCACCTGATGTCAgaatcatggagtggtttggcttggaaggaaccttaaagttcatcccgttccacctcctgccatgggcagggacaccttccaccagctcaggttgcttcaagccccatccaacttggAACACTTGCAGgaatgggacagccacagcttctctggcttTGCTTCAGTCTGAATTTCTTGCTGCTGAATTATGTCATTGACTATGTTTTCCCATATTTCAGCTTTCAAGCAGACCTTGTTTTACCCCCACTCCGTGGCAGGATTTTGATGCCCAAAGACAGCCTAGAAATTGCTCCTGACTTAAGCCGTATtctggaagaggaagaagaatcCACCGGGATTCCAAAGATCCCCAGAAAACCTTCTCCTAAATCTGAGAACAGCTTGTCAGAGAAAACCAGCAAAGATAAATCCTTCTGTCCCTAAGCCCAGTGCTCCCGTGTGGTGTTTGTACCTCCCCATCTCTGAGCTGggggaaggcagagctgctgcacctGCAGGGTCACTCTGCCACTGACATGTGGCATTTCGGGCAGCACAAAATAAAGTGGCTCAGACAAGCGCTGCATCTCTCCAAATGTGCTGCCCATTACCCCTAATCTCGTTACCTTAATTGCCAAAGCCATTAGGGCCCTGCAgtctgaaaggaaacaaaaaatcGATGCAATTACCAGCCCTGAAATTGAGTTACAATCTTCTAATAAATTACAGCGAAGGCCGCTTTCTCCAGTGACTCTCAGAGGCATGTTTAATTCTCTGCTTCGGGGCAGAAActcaattaaaaacaaaaacttatttcattttaattgctGGCCTAATGAAACCTCTGTCACCTGCAGCTTCCTTGTGTGTGTGTCCAGTGTTTCAGCTCTACGAGTGGCTTCTTGCTCTTTGCTAATGTGTGAGTTGCACAcacataataataatatatatttattacaGGTTATATTTtaagtgcagcagcagctgatggtGGCAAACATGGAAATGGGTAATAATAACAAATTTCTCTTGTGAATCCTTTGTGAATCTTTGCGGATATGGAGCTgtggctgtcactgctgctctgctctcctgtttTTACCAGGGTGCTTTGGGGTGTGTAAAATGCACTGGGATTGGCACAGGGGAAGCCTTGGCACAGCCAGGGTGTTCCCATGGCCCTGTTTGATGGTGAGATGAGGAAACGAGGAGGAGTGTGACCACTAACCCATGCTGATGCCCAAAAACACCTGCAATAAACCACTTCATCAGAAGCACCTTTGGCAGAGGCCATTTCTGCTCTGGCAGGGGATGAGGATCCTGCAGCATCAGATTTCCTGGAAAACACATGGATTTTTACAGCAGGGGCTCAGCCCTAGGAGCTGATGTAGATGCTGTGTTCAAACACAGGGTGGAGATCATTCTTCCAAAGCTGCCAGGGAATGATgagaagcaggaaaaacaaaacaaaaccagggaGGTTATGCTGAGCTCACATTTCCTGACTGTCCTCTTACACAAATGGAAGAAGTTCCTAAAAGCCTGGATCAAGCCTCTGGCAGAATGGAAAGAGGAGAAGAAGCTCCCGTGAGTGCCTTTTCTGTTCTTGCTTGTAGACAAGGCCACACAAGAAACCTGGCAAGGCtctcttttgtttttgaaaGGTAGCCAGCTTGGGGCTGGGATTAATTCCTGAGCTCAGCCCTCCCTTCCTCTCTGGGGTACGAGATGGGGATGTGGATGCCAGTGCTGGGCTGATGTGGAGGGAGAAGGATCTGGCAGAGGGAGAAAAGGCATCTCagtgggttggaagagaccccaAATGCAAATTTTGGGAATGGTTTGTCCTGGTGTGGGCAGAGGGGGGTGTGAGGGGGAAGGTGTTTATGACTCTCGGGTGTTGCTGTGATCAGCTTTGGTTTCCTCTCCAGGGTCTGCAGTCACAGTTAAGGGTGAATTTCCTCACAGAAATatgacacaggaaaaaaattttaaaaagctcatTCCCAGACAAGTCTTTTTGTGGCACTTTCCCATGGCAGAGCCCTGCTCTCCCACTGCTCTGTCTGAAGTCCTCTGCAGCACTTGCCAAAGAACTGTGAGACGGCATGAAAACATTTCAATCCAGCTCAAacccattttttcttttcttttcagctgcCTGGAACTGCCTGGAATGGGTATTTAAGCAATTTCAGTCATGGGACCACAGCGGGTACGTCCAGAGCTTCACCCTTTACAGCTGCACACCCACTCTGAGCCTGTGGGGTGGAGGGGCACCCCTTTCCTTGGGTGTTTGTGGGGAGGGAGCCTAAACCCTACAGATCCACCATGGGATATGTCCTCGTTGGGATGCACAGCATAGCCAGGGACCAACAGCTTCATGTTCTCATTTCTGAGTGGCTGCAGATCTCTGCAGGGAGAAACAGATCCTTGAGGAGGGACTGGAGCTACACAGCCAGGCCTCTTTGGGATTCCTGGAAAATGAGTCCCAGGGAAAAGATGAGTAGCTTTGGCCGTGGCTGAAAAAATGTGCGCTTTAGGGGTAGAGGTATGTTCACACAATTTTTTGCAaagctgttttttgttttgcttccagAAGATTAACGTCGATTATTAAACTCCTCATTAACCTTCAAAGTGCCAACAGCACCAGGCAAATCCCATCTCCTACTGTGTGAAATGAGCTTCTCAGTGACagcttttttcctgaaaatcagATCCCAAAAATAGGAGGCTCCCAATCACTCACCATTTCCTGAAATCTGGGCTGCAGCCATTTAAGCAGTGACGCCCACAGTTCCAGGGAGTGACCACTGCAGGGGTTGTCTCATGCATTGTCTCATGCAGAATTGATTCCAGCAGTGTTCTTCCAGCTGAATCTCTCCCTCTCACCATAATTCAGGACTGGATTCTGGTGCTGACATGCCCTCACCTTGGATGAGTCTTTGAGCAGCCTGGGTTaagggaaggtgtccctgcccagggcaggagggttggaacaagatattcttcaaggtcctttccaacccaaactattcacTATTCTGTGAATTCTATATTTTCCATTTACTAATGCCTTTCACCAGAATCCATGTCTTAATGTCCTAGAGCTGGCATGGAGAGGGCTCAGTGTCCTCCTAGGAGCAGGGAAATGTTCAGCATTTCACCTCTGGGAACAGCCCCACTGGCATAAAGATGCTGGTGGCAGGTTCTTCTTTACCAAGAATTGAGATGCTGCTTTCTCAGTAGTGACCCAGGTGAATATAAGCAGCTCACAGTGAGCTGTGCTGGTGGATTTCCTGTAATTTGGAGCACAAACTTTGCTAAAAGCTTGTGGTGGTGCCAGGAGGAAGTAGTGACTTCCATCAGAGGAAACCGTGCTCATTCATTTTTAAGTTTTATGTGTCTGAGTaaggaaagcagaatttttttttaatatgtacaTGTAGACAGCTATCCCCATGCTCAGGCAAAGGCCAAGTTGTTCAGGACACAAAATATTCACCAGACAGTGGCAGAAACATAAACCCATGAAATTCCAGTACCTGAAtggagcctacaagaaagatgaagAAGGGCTTTGTACAGgagcatggagtgacaggacaagggggaatgtgTCTTTCAGCTGAAAGAGTGTAGGTTTGGACCAAATattaggaggaatttctttgctgtgaggccctggcacagtgtgcccagagaagctgtggctgcccctggatccctggaagtgtccaaggccaggctggacagtgCTTGGGGCAATCGGGGAtggtggaagttgtccctgcccatggcaggggttggagcaagatggtcttgaaggtcccttccaacccaaaccattctgtgattctatgaactAAACATCTCTGTGTTTCAAAGATGTGTTTCACATTCCCTCTGTGATGCGATGTTTGCTTCCTGTGTGAATTGGAACAACACTTTGATCCCTTTCCCTTGCTCTTAGGCAGCCACTGGTCAAACACAACCTCAGGAGTGACAGCAACAACCACAGGCACGTGGCTAGATGCTGCCAGTTCGAGTGAGTACCCGTACGAGTACCTGGATGAGGACGATTATGGGCTCTATGGCCTCTGCACCAAGGAGGAGGTGCTGTCCTTCAGCAGGGTGTTCTTGCCGTCATTTTACACCGTGATCTTCCTGGTCGGAATGGCTGGGAATGCCCTCCTGTTTACTGTCCTCCTCATGTacatcaagaagaaaaagaagatgaCTGAGCTGTATCTGCTGAACCTGGTGGTTTCAGACTTCTTCCTGCTACTGACCCTTCCTTTCTGGGCTCTGTACTTTTCTCAGTGGGTCACCTGGGACATCTTGTGCCCATTCTTAAATGCCATGTACACTCTGAACTTCTACAGTGGCATCTTCTTTGTGAGCTGCATGAGCCTGGACATGTATCTGCAGATAGTTCACTCTTGGTCTCCTCACAGCTCCACGGTGTGGAGGAATTCCATCCTCATGTTGTTGGTGATGTGGATCCTTTCCATAGCTCTCTCCATTCCTGATGGCCTCTTCACCAGCACAAGGCAAATTCACAACAAAACCATCGTGTGCACCCAGGATTATGGCCAGGAGCATTTATTTTGGAAAGTTATCTTTCGGGTGATTCAAAACATCCTGGgattccttttccccttctttttcaTGACGTTCTGCTACTCCCGCATCGCGTGTGTGCTCAACACCTCACAGATACCTGGCTCCAGGAGAGCTCTCTGCTTAGTCCTTACTCTGGTGGGAGTCTTCTTTGTGCTGTGGTGTCCTTACAACATTGTGCTCGTCCTCCACTCCCTGCAAGATGCCGGTGTGATCAGGAGCTGTGAAAGCAGTAGGAAACTGGACTATGCCCTGCAGATCACAGAGAGCTTGTCCTTTGTCCACTGCTGTCTCAACCCCTTGCTCTATGCTTTTGTGAAGAAACGGTTCAGGGCATATTTGTGGAAGATCCCTCAGGCCATTTTCAGGAGGGGCACTTTCTTTTCCATCCAGGACTCCCAGACGAGCCCGTCTTGCAGCAGATACGCAGCTGAGATAGAAATGTTGAGCATCACAAATGCATCATAAGTATTTACATTATTTACATTATGTGTgagccctctgctctgcccgTGATGGAGTTGGTGTGAGCCCACAGCACTGTATAACCAGATAGTTCATTCTAGCAACAGCCTTGAGATGACGACTTCCCATACTGGGATTGGAAAAGTACATGTGGGATCTGTTTCTGTTGCAAGTGGAATTATTATGAAAGAATTGTCCTGTATTCACACTAGTGGAAGAAACCCAGTTCTCATCTGGAGGCAGTAGCAAATAAAAGATCAGATTTCTCAATGTTGTGCCTTAAAAAATGCAAACTAAGACTTGAGGAGAGATTCTCCTCCTTCCTGGCATGGACTTTCCATGGATGGAATTCCATGCTCATCCATCAGGCCAGAAAGACTGCCAAGGGATCTAGCTTTTAGCATCTGACAGATGATTTAACCAGGATAATCTCATTTTCTACCAGGAGACACAACAGGAAGGACTGGACACCTTTAAGCTGAGTTGTTCTCTGTCACGATGAGCTGTGCCACACTCGGacctgctgagcagggagctgggactCTCCAAGGGACAGAGCCTTGGTTAGAGATCAGTTCGATCATCAGCTGATTTGAGACAGTTTGAGCAGAACAAAGTCCTGACCAGTAACAGTGAGAAAGAGATAAAAGGGGGctcagcagagcagtggtggagGTATTTACCTTCCACGGTCCAGTTTGACAAGATAAAAAAGATCCATGGGTACCACCTGTAACCTAAATATTGGCTTTGAAACACAACAGAGTGAGAACATGGCCTGAACAGAAGAGCACAGAGAGCTGATGGTCAATCCTTATTACCCAACGTGGCTTTGAAGTTCAAGGTTCTGAGTTTGCTGACTTTTATTTAAAGGCATTATTCACCCCAAATGCTCCTGAACATTAAATGGTCCCTTTCCGTCCTGTAAATCTATTAAGTCTGGAAGTTGCCTAGAGttgtataaataaaattatgaatttAAGAGAAAGCACTCatcacatttattttattactacATAAGATTACAGGACTGAGAAGGGCTTTGAGTTGATCActgctgttatttttcttcccaacaTTGCTACAGTGTTTTTCCAAAATGGTAAGGTTGGGAgctttccttaaaaaaacaaagccagaataaatattttgctgaTGCTATGATGTGGCCTTCACTCCTCGGGTCAGGTCACTGGAGGGAACATGGAAAGTGACAGCAGCTGGGAAGCTAAAAAAATGAAGATTGTGATCCCAGACAGAGGAAGGCTCTTGGGACTGTGGAAAACTCATGATGGGATGCTCTAGGGAAGAGCAAAGgtgaggaagggaggggagtTAATGTCACTCTGCATCCTGCATGAGAAGAGGTCCAAGCACCAGcggctgggacaggctgtggtGGCAGTCTGGGTAGATCAGGGTGGCAGCCCCCAGAGGAGCAGTGCCAGGTGGGATATGGGGTCCCTGAcattgtccccaaaccccatcctggAGGGAGGTAACAGGGGAGTTTGAGAAGCAGAAGGGAAGGTGGGTAAAGCAGAAGTGCTGTGGTCCCTTATGGGCACTGCTCCCCAGCCAGGGGCTGGGTGGAGCATCTGGAAACTCTGGACTCCTCTGGTGCCAAGCAAATGCAGTGGCTCAAGCTCTCCTCACTCGTGGGGCAGCTCAGCTGCTTTGCTGTGCGCTCAGACAGAGCAGTAGCACTGTTCGTTAGCAGAGCACTCCTGGGACACCATGTGCTGTGGAGATCACCAAAATGTCAGAGACTTTTCCTTCTCTTGGCTTTTGAGACCAAATCAGCTCAGCTGTGACCCCCTTCCCTCAGTCCTGTGCTTATTTCCCAGTAGCATTTCCAACGTCCACTCTTGGTTTCATTATTTCAGTGGGTGTCCATAGCCTGGTCTTAATGGCAGAAATCACAGGGTGGGATTCTCTGAAAATTTTCCTTACAAAATCTGAGCTCCATGCAGCCTAGAGAAGGGAATTTGCCTCATGCCAAAACCCCTCCCCCTAATACAGCATGGATCCATCAGGATTCTAGTATACCTTCCACCTTAAAAATCTCTGTCCATCCAGGGACAGGTTCACCTCGGAGCACTCTGCCAGAGGCAAACACTCACAGCCAATGAGGACAGAGGCTGTCAGCTCTGCGTCTGCTTatcagctgctggctggggatAAAATGCACATTTGCACCCCAACCTGCCTCTAGTCCCAGCTCCTGGAGGGGCACAGAACTCTCATGGTGCTCTGGGTGATTCTCCTGTGTACCTTGGTGTCATCACTGCTCGGTGGGCTCTATGTCCTGGGTGTGTTTCGGAGACAGAGACCCAATGAGCCGCCCCTGGACAAAGGTACCATTCCCTGGCTGGGCTATCTGCTGGAATtcagaaaggacagctcagagtTTCTCAAAAGGATGCAGAGCAAACACGGGGATGTTTTCACGGTGCTGATCGGTGGCTATTACTTCACCTTTGTGATGGATCCCTTCTGCTTTGGCACCATTGTGAAGGAATCGCGATCCAAGCTGGACTTTAGGACTAGTGCAACTCAACTGGTTGTGCAGATTTTTGGCTACAAGCCTACTGAAGCCACTCATAGCATAGTTCATGCATCAAGCACAAAGCACCTGATGGGAGATGGCCTCACTGTCCTCACACAAGCCACCATGGAGAACTTTCggaagctgctgcttttcaaCCTGAGCTCAGGAGAGAAGAGAGTGTGGCAAGAGGAAAACCTCTTCCAGTACTGCTACAACATCGTCTTCAGAGCTGGGTACCTGGCTCTGTATGGCTCTGAGCCACCTCGAGGGGCAGGGAACAAGGAGAAAGCTGAAGAGCAGGATCGCCTCCACTCCAACCAGCTCTTCCAGGAGTTTCGCAAGTACGACCGTCTCTTCCCTCACCTGGCCTTTGCTCTATTGCCTCCCAAGGACAAAAGAGAGGCTGAACG
This sequence is a window from Anomalospiza imberbis isolate Cuckoo-Finch-1a 21T00152 chromosome 1, ASM3175350v1, whole genome shotgun sequence. Protein-coding genes within it:
- the ACKR2 gene encoding atypical chemokine receptor 2 isoform X2; protein product: MKTFQSSSNPFFLFFSAAWNCLEWVFKQFQSWDHSGHWSNTTSGVTATTTGTWLDAASSSEYPYEYLDEDDYGLYGLCTKEEVLSFSRVFLPSFYTVIFLVGMAGNALLFTVLLMYIKKKKKMTELYLLNLVVSDFFLLLTLPFWALYFSQWVTWDILCPFLNAMYTLNFYSGIFFVSCMSLDMYLQIVHSWSPHSSTVWRNSILMLLVMWILSIALSIPDGLFTSTRQIHNKTIVCTQDYGQEHLFWKVIFRVIQNILGFLFPFFFMTFCYSRIACVLNTSQIPGSRRALCLVLTLVGVFFVLWCPYNIVLVLHSLQDAGVIRSCESSRKLDYALQITESLSFVHCCLNPLLYAFVKKRFRAYLWKIPQAIFRRGTFFSIQDSQTSPSCSRYAAEIEMLSITNAS
- the ACKR2 gene encoding atypical chemokine receptor 2 isoform X3; protein product: MLMPKNTCNKPLHQKHLWQRPFLLWQGMRILQHPQMEEVPKSLDQASGRMERGEEAPLPGTAWNGYLSNFSHGTTAGSHWSNTTSGVTATTTGTWLDAASSSEYPYEYLDEDDYGLYGLCTKEEVLSFSRVFLPSFYTVIFLVGMAGNALLFTVLLMYIKKKKKMTELYLLNLVVSDFFLLLTLPFWALYFSQWVTWDILCPFLNAMYTLNFYSGIFFVSCMSLDMYLQIVHSWSPHSSTVWRNSILMLLVMWILSIALSIPDGLFTSTRQIHNKTIVCTQDYGQEHLFWKVIFRVIQNILGFLFPFFFMTFCYSRIACVLNTSQIPGSRRALCLVLTLVGVFFVLWCPYNIVLVLHSLQDAGVIRSCESSRKLDYALQITESLSFVHCCLNPLLYAFVKKRFRAYLWKIPQAIFRRGTFFSIQDSQTSPSCSRYAAEIEMLSITNAS
- the ACKR2 gene encoding atypical chemokine receptor 2 isoform X1, which encodes MEEVPKSLDQASGRMERGEEAPLPGTAWNGYLSNFSHGTTAGSHWSNTTSGVTATTTGTWLDAASSSEYPYEYLDEDDYGLYGLCTKEEVLSFSRVFLPSFYTVIFLVGMAGNALLFTVLLMYIKKKKKMTELYLLNLVVSDFFLLLTLPFWALYFSQWVTWDILCPFLNAMYTLNFYSGIFFVSCMSLDMYLQIVHSWSPHSSTVWRNSILMLLVMWILSIALSIPDGLFTSTRQIHNKTIVCTQDYGQEHLFWKVIFRVIQNILGFLFPFFFMTFCYSRIACVLNTSQIPGSRRALCLVLTLVGVFFVLWCPYNIVLVLHSLQDAGVIRSCESSRKLDYALQITESLSFVHCCLNPLLYAFVKKRFRAYLWKIPQAIFRRGTFFSIQDSQTSPSCSRYAAEIEMLSITNAS